In the Maribacter sp. MJ134 genome, one interval contains:
- a CDS encoding OmpA family protein: MIKSIFKRSASIMVTLALVLSCSTVKNANKTQKGAVIGAAGGAVIGGVLGNNIGNGNNTALGAILGAAIGGAAGGYIGNRMDRQAERIEEEIPGAEVKRVGEGINVTFNEDAGVYFDTNKSSVKGTSATTLDKLAGIFNEYPNSNILVEGHTDSAGAEDYNMNLSKQRAESVTNYLVAKGISASRFSTKWYGELQPVGDNATSDGKAKNRRVELAIVASEELKEEAIEQTKQ, translated from the coding sequence ATGATAAAAAGTATTTTTAAAAGAAGCGCAAGTATTATGGTAACCTTAGCTTTAGTGCTAAGCTGTAGTACAGTTAAGAACGCAAATAAAACACAAAAAGGAGCTGTAATAGGAGCCGCAGGAGGCGCTGTTATTGGTGGCGTCCTCGGAAATAATATCGGTAACGGAAATAATACGGCCCTAGGCGCTATTTTGGGAGCTGCTATAGGTGGTGCTGCCGGTGGTTATATTGGTAACCGTATGGATAGGCAGGCAGAACGTATAGAAGAGGAAATACCTGGTGCAGAAGTAAAAAGGGTAGGAGAAGGTATCAATGTTACCTTTAATGAAGATGCGGGTGTTTATTTTGACACCAATAAATCTAGTGTGAAGGGAACTTCCGCAACTACCTTGGATAAACTGGCAGGAATATTCAACGAATATCCAAATTCCAATATTTTGGTAGAAGGGCACACGGATAGTGCAGGTGCGGAAGATTATAACATGAACCTTTCCAAGCAACGTGCGGAATCCGTTACCAATTATTTAGTAGCTAAAGGTATTTCTGCTAGCAGGTTTTCCACCAAATGGTACGGAGAATTACAGCCTGTAGGTGATAATGCCACCAGCGATGGTAAGGCAAAGAATAGGAGAGTGGAGTTGGCAATCGTTGCTAGCGAAGAGCTTAAAGAAGAGGCCATAGAGCAAACAAAGCAATAA
- a CDS encoding lipocalin family protein — protein MRKILLLLGVSVFMLASCSVSKDAREKRNLLSGSWTLDNVSFANNTGSFKATLFNDVEDICLEGSDWFFRDNNSTGRYTIAPSTLCNGGDRFIRWSVVERDENYSSQLQFKFIDEKRKDISGGLGYRLNIESLTEQSMQLKSNVMVDGETVTVVYDFTKK, from the coding sequence ATGAGAAAAATACTATTGCTTTTAGGAGTAAGTGTATTCATGTTGGCTTCTTGCTCCGTATCCAAGGACGCAAGAGAAAAAAGAAATCTTTTAAGTGGTTCTTGGACATTGGATAATGTTTCTTTTGCAAACAATACTGGGAGCTTCAAAGCAACTCTGTTCAATGATGTGGAAGATATATGCTTAGAAGGAAGCGATTGGTTCTTTCGCGACAATAATAGTACAGGTCGCTACACGATAGCACCTTCTACCTTATGTAACGGAGGAGACCGTTTTATCAGATGGTCCGTAGTAGAGCGTGATGAAAATTATTCCAGTCAATTACAGTTTAAATTTATCGATGAAAAACGCAAGGATATTTCCGGTGGTCTTGGATACCGTTTGAACATTGAAAGCTTGACCGAGCAGTCCATGCAATTAAAATCGAACGTCATGGTCGATGGTGAAACGGTTACCGTCGTATATGACTTCACAAAAAAATAA
- a CDS encoding methyltransferase domain-containing protein translates to MNFKQRSEREEIMDNYDGSKETLKAVLKDITRVNRILGGNSITVDAVFRLIRENRRESYTILDMGCADGNMLRLLADKARKEQVVVKLIGVDLSEDALEIARKASETYPEISYSKKNILSDDFSDFRVDIVITTLTMHHFKDVDILKFIRQFIKLSAIGIVVNDLQRSRLAYYLFQIFSLIFIKTKVAKIDGLISISKGFRKKELETFASALKGVSHIIEWKWAFRYVWVMRKMRL, encoded by the coding sequence ATGAATTTTAAGCAGCGAAGTGAGCGAGAAGAAATCATGGACAACTATGATGGGAGCAAAGAAACCTTAAAGGCCGTGTTGAAGGATATTACGAGGGTAAATAGAATCCTCGGAGGAAATTCAATTACGGTAGACGCTGTGTTTAGGCTGATTAGAGAGAATAGGAGAGAATCGTATACGATTTTAGACATGGGTTGTGCGGACGGTAATATGCTTCGTTTACTAGCGGATAAGGCCAGAAAGGAACAGGTAGTCGTTAAATTGATAGGGGTAGACCTAAGTGAAGATGCTTTGGAAATTGCGCGGAAGGCCTCCGAGACATATCCCGAGATCAGTTATTCTAAAAAGAACATTTTAAGCGATGATTTTTCTGATTTCAGGGTAGACATTGTCATTACTACGCTGACCATGCATCATTTTAAAGATGTGGATATACTTAAGTTTATTCGTCAATTTATAAAACTATCCGCTATCGGTATAGTGGTCAATGACTTACAACGAAGTAGACTAGCGTATTATTTGTTCCAGATTTTTAGCCTTATTTTTATTAAAACAAAAGTTGCTAAGATAGACGGCCTTATTTCTATTAGTAAAGGATTTAGAAAGAAGGAGCTAGAAACATTCGCAAGTGCCTTGAAAGGAGTGTCCCATATCATAGAATGGAAATGGGCCTTTAGATATGTATGGGTCATGCGTAAAATGCGACTATAA
- a CDS encoding NAD(P)/FAD-dependent oxidoreductase, which yields MKEYDVVIVGGGLAGLTAAIALSRKGYMVLVFEPNQYPHHKVCGEYVSNEVVPYLESLGVALDKVGAVPITDFQISATSGRMAQTKLPLGGIGISRYKLDHTLYKRALEVGVAFIFTKVSSINFKNDIFQVRTQSDVYNSPIVIGAYGKRDALDKSLKRDFSFQKHSWLAVKGHYRTPDFPDNLVALHNFPGGYGGLSKTESGAVNFCYLAHYDSFKKYPNIEEFNQKIVAQNKNLRHFFHESEALFEKPLTIAQIAFEEKKPIVNHILMCGDTAGLIHPLCGNGMAMAIHSAKLASDCISTFFESASRDRTVLEQEYSRRWNATFKKRLWYGRKLQQVLLHKKWVNSGVVLASVSGKVLRYIISKTHGKPII from the coding sequence GTGAAGGAATATGATGTTGTTATTGTTGGTGGTGGACTAGCCGGGCTTACCGCCGCTATAGCCCTATCTCGCAAAGGATATATGGTATTGGTCTTTGAACCCAACCAATATCCGCACCACAAAGTATGCGGGGAATATGTTTCCAACGAAGTGGTACCTTATCTAGAGTCACTCGGAGTAGCATTGGATAAGGTCGGGGCCGTACCCATTACCGATTTTCAAATCAGCGCTACAAGCGGTCGTATGGCGCAGACCAAACTCCCTCTGGGAGGTATTGGTATCAGTAGGTACAAGCTAGACCATACCCTCTATAAAAGAGCGCTGGAAGTAGGGGTAGCGTTCATTTTTACCAAGGTGTCCAGCATCAATTTTAAAAACGATATATTTCAAGTACGTACCCAATCCGATGTTTATAATTCGCCTATCGTAATCGGCGCTTATGGCAAACGGGATGCATTGGATAAATCCCTAAAGCGGGACTTCAGCTTTCAAAAACATTCTTGGTTAGCGGTAAAGGGACATTATCGCACTCCGGATTTTCCGGACAACTTGGTCGCATTACATAATTTTCCAGGGGGCTATGGCGGACTTTCCAAAACCGAGAGTGGTGCTGTGAATTTCTGCTATTTAGCGCATTACGATTCCTTTAAGAAATATCCGAACATAGAAGAGTTCAACCAAAAGATTGTCGCCCAGAACAAGAACTTGAGACATTTTTTTCATGAATCGGAAGCCTTGTTCGAAAAACCCTTGACCATTGCGCAGATCGCCTTTGAAGAGAAGAAGCCAATAGTGAACCATATCTTAATGTGCGGGGATACGGCGGGTCTTATTCATCCCTTATGCGGAAACGGAATGGCAATGGCCATCCATAGCGCAAAATTGGCTTCGGACTGCATCAGTACCTTCTTTGAAAGTGCCAGTAGAGATCGCACCGTTTTAGAGCAGGAATACAGCAGACGTTGGAACGCCACTTTTAAGAAAAGACTCTGGTACGGGCGCAAATTACAGCAGGTGTTGTTGCATAAAAAATGGGTTAATAGTGGCGTAGTGCTAGCGAGCGTCTCCGGAAAAGTACTACGCTATATAATCAGCAAAACACATGGCAAACCAATTATATGA